In a single window of the Elaeis guineensis isolate ETL-2024a chromosome 6, EG11, whole genome shotgun sequence genome:
- the LOC105060007 gene encoding protein LATERAL BRANCHING OXIDOREDUCTASE 1, with protein sequence MGSVMDPAFVQAPEHRPKPTDTVEAVGIPLIDLSPVLHSPIPATAAAAPPAIFDLLAEVEAACQEWGFFQVINHGVPSELLDNILAASKGFFALSVEEKRQVKRDDVNPLGYYDTEHTKNVRDWKEVFDFVVEEPTVFPVLAGPRTNEFDSFMNRWPEYPPGFKEACEKYAKAANKLAFKLLELIALTLGLPAKRLNGFFKDQSSFIRLNHYPPCPSPHLALGVGRHKDSGALTILAQDDVGGLDVKRQSDGEWVRVKPIPNSYIINIGDIIQVWSNDKYESAEHRVSVNSEKERFSIPFFFNPAHYVEVQPLEELIDEKKSPAKYNAYNWGKFLKTRKSSNFKKLEVENIQIYHFRKAV encoded by the exons ATGGGGTCTGTCATGGATCCAGCCTTCGTCCAAGCTCCTGAGCACCGGCCTAAACCCACTGACACGGTGGAGGCCGTTGGCATCCCACTCATCGACCTCTCCCCCGTCCTCCACTCCCCCATCcccgccaccgccgccgccgcccctCCTGCCATCTTCGATCTGCTGGCGGAGGTGGAGGCGGCGTGCCAGGAGTGGGGGTTCTTTCAGGTGATCAAccacggggttccttcggagctCCTCGACAACATCTTGGCAGCGTCCAAGGGATTCTTCGCGCTGTCGGTGGAGGAAAAGCGGCAGGTGAAGAGGGACGACGTGAATCCGCTCGGCTACTACGACACGGAGCACACCAAGAATGTAAGAGACTGGAAGGAGGTGTTCGACTTCGTCGTCGAGGAGCCGACCGTGTTCCCGGTGTTGGCCGGGCCACGAACTAATGAGTTCGACTCGTTTATGAATCGGTGGCCAGAATATCCTCCAGGATTCAA GGAGGCTTGTGAGAAATATGCCAAAGCTGCAAATAAGCTAGCTTTCAAGCTACTAGAGCTGATTGCGTTGACCCTAGGTTTGCCTGCCAAGCGATTGAATGGGTTCTTTAAAGATCAATCCAGCTTCATCCGCCTCAACCACTACCCTCCATGCCCCTCCCCTCACCTTGCCCTAGGTGTTGGCCGGCACAAGGATAGCGGAGCCCTCACCATCCTGGCTCAAGATGATGTCGGTGGGCTTGATGTTAAGAGGCAGTCTGATGGTGAGTGGGTCCGTGTCAAGCCAATTCCCAACTCTTATATCATCAATATTGGCGACATTATTCAG GTCTGGAGCAACGATAAGTATGAGAGCGCAGAACATAGGGTCTCTGTGAACTCAGAGAAGGAGAGGTTCTCCATTCCTTTCTTTTTCAATCCGGCGCATTATGTGGAAGTGCAGCCACTAGAGGAGCTTATAGATGAAAAGAAGAGCCCGGCTAAGTACAATGCATACAACTGGGGAAAGTTCCTTAAGACAAGGAAAAGTAGCAACTTTAAGAAGCTGGAGGTAGAAAATATCCAAATTTATCATTTCAGGAAGGCAGTATGA